GAGTGAACTTTAATGGTGGTGAGGTCACTGAGGGGTCACGGAGGTCATGAGTGCCTCCCTACGGCAGAGACTGGCGCCGCCTCTCGTAGACGAGCCAATACAACCAAAACAACCCGTAGAAAACGGCGGAGGCGAAGTTTGTAGAAAATGGAGGGCGACGGAGTACAGAGATGGGAAAGGAGagatgggagggaaggggagatggacagggagggagggagaatataCGGCTGATCATGTGACAAACGTAATGGGGGAAGGAAGTGTGTAGTGAATCAGTAAGAGGGTATTTATATCTCAAGACACACACTAACCTACGAGAGAAATGATGCAGGTGGAGATGCATAGCAAGTTTGAGGAAGCACCCATTGCCTCCCACTATTAACACGGGGTCGTCCTCGAACgaggggagggtgtgaggggacGCAGGTAGAAACCTAGTACCTAATTGAGCCACAGACGTTAAAAATTGAATTaataaggcagtgatgtggtggaagcagactcccatacacagttccaaatgtagatatgacaaagcccagtaggttcagaaaccagttgagaggcgagaccaaagagccgtagctcaacctccctcacacacacacacacacacacacacacacacacacacacacacacacacacacagatagagcccgataggctcaggaatctgtacacctgttgattgacggttgagaggcgggaccaaagagccagagctcaacccccgcaaacacaactaggtgagtacacacactcacccacacccccaccccccacccacacccacccacccactacaactaggcgagtaagaATGAATCCCCCCATGCGTCTATGCTGCCAGTTGACGCATGCTAAGAGCGCACGAGGGATTCTTCAATACTGTCCAGAACCGCGTCTGCGGCTCAGGTGAGGACGGGAGACGctgatcaacactagaaaaacacCTTGTGTGTTGGGAAACACAAAAATGCCCGtagcgcgctcgctcgctctctctgctGCTGCAcctgtctcctcccccccccctcccctcgggTGCCCGTGGTGGTGATGGCACTGGGCATGGACTGTGCAGGGTCAGAGGTCAGCGCGGGCAACAGTGTGAGTGTCGGGTTACTCTCCACCCTGcctggccacactcacacacccccccctccctcctcctgccACTCATACCCACTCCCTCCTCctgtcacaccccccccccctccacccactccctccTCCTGCCACTCACACCCACTCCCTCCTCCTGTCACTCCCAAcccctccacccactcccaccctccTATTGGctttccttatcctgatcccttcccagtgctatatagtcgtcgtggcttggcactttccccgacatttcccttccctccccccccccactagtaACACTTCTTGCCTCACTCCTAATGCCACTCCTTCCTTCACCTCATTCCCCATTCCCTCCCTTCATCTTACTTTTTCTTCTTAAAGTCTTGAGACAACATTAACTCGGAAAATCAGAACACGGGAGAAGTGGTTTCCCCGGGCCTTCTGGGGCAGGTCCCTGGTTAAAATTACACCTCAACCCTTTTCAGTCGTGTATCTGTCAAACTTCCTTCCCAGGGGAGACCCACTCAAGGCAGGCCGGCGGCCCATATCCCCTCCTTGGCAGGCCGGCattcaataccccccccccctcctgggcaCACCTATGGCCCTCAGAGCTGCCGAGAGCAagtttagcttagctgccaacacccacacatggtgtcagcaaggcggacagcccgcctgctttcatacctctcactgtatttgccACTTCTAAACTTTGCCTTCAGCTGTGCCTCTCCATTCTCTTTAATCCACCCCCTAACCCCCCTCCCAAAACAATAGCGGCGGTAGTTCCATCACGCGCCATCCTAAATTAGTCTACAGTGTGTAATGAGAAAACAGTATTGTCTTAAGTATGAATTGCCATTACTACATGTCAGTGTGGTGTataggtgttgaccagaccacacactagaaactgaagggacgacgacgtttcggtccgtcctgggccattctcaagtcgaatgtcatccacaatcgacttgagaatggtccaggacggaccgaaacgtcctcgtcccttcactttctagtgtgtggtctggtcaacgcatttcagccatgttactgtaactcatcgcctgcatgtggtGTATAGGCGTCTCCAAATGCAACCTATTATGAAAAGTAGCGACGACTTGGTCAGTGCCACGACGGCCTTGTTTCTTGcagatcggcgttcgatccccgatggtcctatTCGTtgggggtaccattccttcctctcaaacatataccagctccttgtcttcgtatcccttccaggtgctatataATAGTAGTACTACATAGCACACTTTTCTACAGGTGATCACATTACCAACACAACTGGTCAGAGGGATCACTGCCAGACTAACAcaaacaatcacacacacaaatcacaatagggtgatgcatcatatgaacaaatccacaagggccgtgacgaggattcgaacctacgtcagagatcatcccagacgccgccatgtcgtagctcagtcgattaaggcagcgtctgggatgatctcggacgtaggttcgaatcctcgtcacggcaatTTAACAGAACAATGTGTGGAAGGATGATGACTACCCGCGGGGCCGGATCTAGGACGTTTTAGGAGTAGATATGACACCGAACGCTagacacaacagtaccacaatACGCGAAGATGGCGAGCATCAGAGATGTCAATCAGAACCTACGCGAGACCAgtgctggaatatgcagccccggtgttaacaaaaaaaaaatccaccccAACAGAAGCGCGCACTGcaactaaaaattaaaaaaagaaaGACTACTGCTAGAAAGAGTTGAGAAAGCTGACCTTATACAGCTGGATAAGAAAAGTAACTCCTCCCAGACCACTACTAGACACTCCGCCCACCCGAGACACATTACAAATATAAGTAAAACAACTCCCACATTGTTTGATTTAGAGGGAATTGAattgaattatcaggggaaagcgccaagccattattacTATATATTTAGAGGAATTCCTATATGATTTAGAGGGAAAACAGTGTCAAATAatattcttaaaagatttccccaactTTGTACCCGGCAGTTTAGAAGTGGGTCATATTGAATCTTCTTGTCTGACGATGTGTTAAGAGCGGCCGCAGCTGCGTCTGGGTGGTTACAAGTAACAGGCTGAACATCCCAACGGGGGTGTCTACTTATtggttggggtgtgggggggggggcggggcaaggGAGGGGTTTACAGGCAGCTATGGCGgtttgttcactcacaggatgagtggcgctaatTGGAGACTTAGATGAATCGAAGTGGCACAGTTCTTCAGAGTATGATATGGAGGGGATTATTGAGACCAGCTCCAAACGAGCTAGAACTCAAGAGGAACAgcccagaaacacacacacacctcttagAACCTAGAGGCATGAGACCGCGAAATGTATGAGGAAATACATTATGAGGAGACACcgcgtgaattgcacctcacgtcgccagaagagctcggggatcactacatacacaattcccaagggaattgacagccaccatttggtcaccacttggtccgggagacatctcccgtcacgcagggtgcagttgcgcctccacagatctccagtatcatcctttgatactggtaatggctcgaaagggccaccacttacgggctattcatgcctgtgccacctcttgggtggcttaatcttcatcaatcaatcaatcgaattgACAGcagattacgggttattcatccCCGTGCCACTCcttcggtggcttaatcttcatcaattatcaaATCAATGCCAGTAGATAAAGACTGTTTATTTGCCCCTTAGGCACCGTTATCGTCACACGATTTAAataattattgtctgggttttacgtGAAGGATGCAAATAAAGACATAATAGATCAATGTGGCTGTAATGGAGTTTACCTCCATCCTTTAAAAAAAATATCGTGCTCTCCATAATAAATGTGGTTACTCATTATTAccaaaattttaattttaaattttgccctgaggggcgagtttattgggcagcgccactcatctcgtgagtggacacaccgccatagcagcatgcgcCTTTGGTTCAATCTAtaatcctcctcccccccccctccccctacgggGCCAattaggcttggggagtagaagaactcccagaaccccatcaagcaggtatgtcaTCGCCCAGCGCACCAGGTAAACCCATCAATCATCAAGTGAAACGTTATCATATGCGACCATATGTGATTCATCGCGTTATACAGCACGCAGACTTTTGTAAATAGAGAGAAACAAGTGGAGCAACATGGGTGGATAACACAGGATGTGCCAGCAGTCAAGCATGAGGCGCTGAcgtagccccccaccaccaccatccacatccccccaccatccacagccccccaccctcacccacatccccctacccccccccccaccatccacagccccccacccccatccACATCCCCCTACCCCCCACCATCCACAGCTCCCCCACCATCCACAGCGCCTCCACCCAATAAAACTATACATATtaacatattttcatgttttcttacattgtgaatacaaatgaataattctataataatatatattttgttttgcgCATAGGCAGTTATGACCATTTTTCTCATAGCTGCTGCCGCCCACAGGTCAACACTGGTGGTCCTtgagcaaggggacacaggcagaACCTTAGTACCCAAAGGTGCCATATTGGCATTGgaaacaactttttcagtgtcagagtaattaacaactggaatacattaggcagtgatgtggtggaggctgactccatacacagtgtatTCATTTTCAAGGATGTGTTCATTTTCTCCATACACagtctaaaatgtagatatagatagaacctgtacaccagtagattaatagttgagaggtgggatcaatgagccgcagctcaacccctggttgatacctggttgatggggttctgggagttcttctactccccaagcccggcccgaggccaggctcgacttgtgagtttggtccaccaggctgttgcttggagcggcccgcagggccacgtacccaccacagcccggctgatccggaacttctcttagaaaatcgtccagttttctcttgaagatgtccacggttgttccggcaatatttcttatgctcgctgggaggacgttgaacaaccgcggacccctgatgtttatacagtgctctctgattgtgcctatggcacctctgctcttcacaggttcaatcttgcattttcttccatatcgttcactccagtacgttgttattttactgtgtagatttgggacctgaccctccagtattttccatgtgtatattatttggtatctctctcgtctcctttctagagagtacatttggagagctttgagacgatcccaataatttaggtgttttatcgcgtctatgcgtgccgtatatgttctctgtattccctctatttcagcaatctctcctgctctgaagggggaagtgagtactgagcagtactcgagacgggacaacacaagtgacttgaagagtacaaccattgtgatgggatccctggatttgaaagttctcgtaatccatccgatcatttttctggctgacgcgatatttgcttggttatgctccctaaacgttagatcgtcggacatcattattcccaaatccttgacatgctgtttttctactatgggaagattcgattgtgttttgtaccctgtattatgtttcagatcctcatttttgccgtacctgagtacctgaaatttatcactgttaaacatcatgttattttctgctgcccaatcaaaaactttgttgacatctgcttgtagtttttcaatgtcttcagcagaggtaattttcatgctgatttttgtgtcatctgcaaaggacgacacgaagctgtggcgtgtatttttgtctatatcagatatgagaataaggaacagtagcggtgcaaggactgtaccttgaggtacagagcttttaacatcacttggactcgattttatctgattgactgttactctgtgttctgttcgacaggaaattgagtatccagcgtcctacttttccagttattcccattgacctcattttgtgagctatcaccccatggtcacatttgtcgaacgcctttgcaaagtctgtgtatacaacatctgcattttgcttttcttctagggcttctgtgattttgtcatagtggttgagtaactgtgacagacaggatcttcccgctctaaatccatgttgtcctggattgtgcaattcattgttttccataaaactagaaatttgattcctaatcactctttcaaacacttttattatgtgtgatgttagtgcaactggcctataattttttgccaaggctttactcccccccttgtgcaacggagctatatctgcagatttaagtgctgctggtatctcccctgtatccaggctctttctccatattacgctgagtgctctcgctactggtactttacatttctttatgaatattgaattccatgagtcaggcccaggagctgagtgcataggcatattatcaatttctctttcaaagtcttccgagtttgtggtaatatccgttatattatctgcagcttgaatgtcattcataaagaagctgtctgggtcatcaactttcatgttgtttattggtgtgctaaacatagcctcatactggcttcttagaatttcactaatctctttgttgtcctctgccccctacaagtacaactaggtgaacacacacacccacccacacacacacccacatacacacccacacacccacccacacacacacacatacacatacacatacacacccacacacccccacacacacccccacacacacacccccacacacacacacacacacacacacccacccacccacccacccacccacccacccacccacacacacacacacacacacacccacccacacacacacacacccacacacacacccacacacacacacacacacacacacacacacacacacacacacacacacacacacccaccagaccTTGGCACACGACGCGACACAGATAACTCCAACATCTTATAAGATGATGGTAAAAAAGGGGCTCTTGGAGGGTTGACAAACATGTCGGCATCGGCCTCGTAACCCAAGCTGTCTCTCAGGACTCCACCTGACTTGCAGCTTTATATTATAAGAATTATTTAccataatatatacacacacatgtatataatatgtattaTGTGTATGGGGTAGAGAAGTGAATTGTGTGGCTTGGGTGGTACCTTACAAGGGggataggttagatttggttagaatAGGAGGAAGTcagagcacccaaatgagccgcagACACGTTGAAAAAGGTTTTAGTATTTAGAGACCAATTGGAACGATGTAGACAATTCGGTACAGCGTCACCGAGCCATCTAGGCTGGTTGACACACCTCTGGACTTTCTCCAAGCTTCGCTTTGTGGTTGATATAGAGGCTCCATGCTGGCGCCGCATATGCCAAGCTTGGTCTGACGTGCGTGACAAAGTGAGTGGAGCTGGTTTTGGTTTGCAtgtgtctacacacacacaacgaacAATCATACTTGCCTAACAAAAACGTCAAACTAGATatacaaagaaaaagaaagaaagaagtgaTGTATAAAATTAagctagtgtgtttgtgtgtttaatGATGTTTGGACCTGCAAGGCTTGGAGGCCAGCCAGACCCTACAGCTGGTGGGCATTTGGCCACATTCGGACCGTAATGAGAATATAATTATCTTGCTTATGATGCGTGGCAAAAaacatttataagaacataagaacataagaacaaaggcaactgcagaaggactattggcccatacgaggcagctcctatctataaccccccaatcccacccatTTTTCTAAATAACGTCAACgagatcttgagttatcttgagatgatttcggggctttttagtgtccccgcggcccggtcctcgaccaggcctccacccccccaggaagcagcccgtgaccgctgactaacacccaggtacctattttactgcttggtaacagcagTAAAATCTTGATCTTCATATCAAACACAATTCCACGTCACCTGATGATGCAACACACAGCGTTGGGTGTTGCATCATCTTTCATCTTAATTATTTAGTTATTGACCGCCTATACTTCCTCAAGTCTCGAACAATACGAGATACAAATAGATATCATAGTTAGCAATAGATTAATAGATACCTGTACATATATACAGGCAAGACGGGGGCCGGGTGCTAAAACTCAAATGTTATTCTTGTCCAATAGAGAATAAAAGTTAAATTTGAAGTAGCGGATATCGTTGCTATCCTCGTAGCGGTTATCATCGCTATCTTCGTCGTAGCCGCTGCTATCGTTAAGACGACGTAGCACGTCCAATCGCCGCCAAATACCACACGGGTCAACACGACGACAAAGCGACGAACTAAGGCGTACGACACCAAAGGTATTAAAGATCCACTAacaatgcaggcgaggagtcacaataacgtggctaaagtatgatgaccagaccacacactagaaggtgaagggacgacgacgtttcggtccgtcctggaccattctcaagtcgacagtcgacttgagaatggtccaggacggaccgaaacgtcgtcgtcccttcaccttctagtgtgtggtctggtcatccacTAACAATCCTTTTAAAGGTCCAaagtaacccctcccccccccgggcAGGCAACACGACTCAATCGTCCCAAGAGTCAAGACATTGTACGAGGAGGTGGACAGTGCATTTGGAAACAAAAAAAGGAACAGGACGCTGTTCCGTGAAGCTGCCAGCAGTTAAGGCGGCGTCACCCATACTCATTATGACGTCAGAGTGACGTCACACATCGGGTGGAGTCGGATATTAGGTTTATCAAATCACGATGACGAGGAAGGTATATATGTATGTAGaaaaaatatatgtaaacgaAACTGTAACATGCGTTAAAAACCCGTAAATATACAGATAGATGAATCTTATGAAGGCATTCCTCGATGAAATTTGCTTTACTTTTTCTTCTCCCACGACGATTAGGGAGTTGTGTTCTTAAGCCTCGTATAAATGAGGACaggtattgatactggtgatggctccaaagggccaccacttacgggctattcatgcccgtgccaccttttgggtggcttaatcttcatcaatcaatcaatcacctgcACTGACAAAAGTCCAAGTGCCCAAGCCATCTCCTAGAGCCTACAGACAGACACATTCGTGTACAGAACAAGGTAACTGTTCCTGGCGCCCCGTAGGAAATGTCACAAAAAGGTTATCATTCAAAGCAATTAtcaaagtattatatagacctaagTTGCAACTTGAAGGGGGGAGGGAGCCACCCCCATGGCGTTGTGAGAAGGGGGGGGATGTGTGtaggggggagggatgggggtaTAAGAGaccggcgcccccccccccctagcggcTCCACTACACACTACTTAAGAGCGCTATCAGCTCCCTTTGTTTCACTTGTACAAACAAACTGCGGGACACGGGAGGTAGACGGGCATAATGCCTGTCAGAGCCTCCAGGAACGTTACTGTCTGGCCTCGTGACCTCTGCCCGTCGAGTGCTGCCCTCAAGTGACCTCGTATCTTAATGAAAAGATAATACAGTCTGCGCTTATTAGGTTTACGAATCCCTAAATATACTATTCGGATCTCGAGGATCACGCCAGCGGGGGTGTAATTACTAACCCGTCAAGGGAGAGGAACGACCATCGGAGCCCCCCGCAGGAAAGCACTATAATCACCCAACCCTATATTTCCCTCCTGGTATCTGCACTGACGAAGCAGGAAGCCGCCGGCGCGAGCTCGGCCCTGGGTAAAGGAAGGCTCTGAGAGAGGTAATAACACAGTTAAGCCGATGACACTGATCCGTCAACCATCCATGAACAAATCtacaggggccgtgacgaggattcgaacctgcgtccgagagcatcagcCCTATACCACCCTTCTCTTGTTTACACAGCGACACGTGTTGGGTCACTCACATAATCTAGCGaagatgtgtatatataaatatataaaatgagtTAAAAAAAAGACTCAACATCAGGTCACGACGGCTGTTGTGGTTTGGGCCAGACGggacaggagggagagagagagggagggagggagagagggagggcaaTAGAGGCAATAGAGCGTGTGCTCTGGGCATGCGGCCGCTGACACCCAACACAACACATACAAACATTGGCTCTGTATCCCTCAAGTCGGTCCCAAGTAAGCCTCGATTGTTATGGCGACAGCGGCGGAGGGAGcccctgctgctgccgctgctgctgagaCCACAGGAGTAGTCAAAGAGCAGACTGAGTTACACGCTGCATACATAACCCTTTCCTTTGGGCGAGGGGAGGCCGCCATCTTGGGTTACCGAGACGGGCCCCCACCGCCTCGAGGACCAGCTGGGAGTTACAATCACCGCCGCCTCGAGGACCAGCTGGGAGTTACAATCACCGCCGCCTCGAGGACCAGCTGGGAGTTACAATCACCGCCGCCTCGAGGACCAGCTGGGAGTTACAATCACCGCCGCCTCGAGGACCAGCTGGGAGTTACAATCACCGCCGCCTCGAGGACCAGCTGGGAGTTACAATCACCGCCGCCTCGAGGACCAGCTGGGAGTTACAATCACCGCCGCCTCGAGGACCAGCTGGGAGTTACAATCACCGCCGCCTCGAGGACCAGCTGGGAGTTACAATCACCGCCGCCTCGAGGACCAGCTGGGAGTTACAATCACCGTCGCCTCGAGGACCAGCTGGGAGTTACAATCACCGCCGCCTCGAGGACCAGCTGGGAGTTACAATCACCGTCGCCTCGAGGACCAGCTGGGAGTTACAATCACCGCCGTCGCCTCGAGGACCAGCTGGGAGTTACAATCACCGTCGCTTCGAGGACCAGCTGGGAGTTACAATCACCGTCGCCTCGAGGACCAGCTGGGAGTTACAATCACCGTCGCCTCGAGGACCAGCTGGGAGTTACAATCACCGTCGCCTCGAGGACCAGCTGGGAAGTTACAATCACCGCCGCCTCGAGGACCAGCTGGGAGTTACAATCACCGTCGCCTCGAGGACCAGCTGGGAAGTTACAATCACCGCCGCCTCGAGGACCAGCTGGGAAGTTACAATCACCGCCGTCGCCTCGAGGACCAGCTGGGAGTTACAATCACCGCCGTCGCCTCGAGGACCAGCTGGGAGTTACAATCACCGTCGCTTCGAGGACCAGCTGGGAGTTACAATCACCGTCGCCTCGAGGACCAGCTGGGAGTTACAATCACCGTCGCCTCGAGGACCAGCTGGGAGTTACAATCACCGTCGCTTCGAGGACCAGCTGGGAGTTACAATCACCGTCGCCTCGAGGACCAGCTGGGAGTTACAATCACCGCCGCCTCGAGGACCAGCTGGGAGTTACAATCACCGCCGCCTCGAGGACCAGCTGGGAGTTACAATCACCGCCGCCTCGAGGACCAGCTGGGAGTTACAATCACCGTCGCCTCGAGGACCAGCTGGGAGTTACAATCACCGTCGCCTCGAGGACCAGCTGGGAAGTTACAATCACCGCCGCCTCGAGGACCAGCTGGGAGTTACAATCACCGCCGCCTCGAGGACCAGCTGGGAGTTACAATCACCGCCGCCTCGAGGACCAGCTGGGAAGTTACAATCAATTGTTCCGTTGATTGTTCCGCAGTTGTGCTTATAGAGTTCTTTACACTGTAGTGAGTTTACTCACCTCGTACTATCCCTCTCAATCCAATAAGTGGATATTGCATAGATTAGTCTGCCCTGGAGcgccggtctcgcttcatgcaggtctgcgttcaatccccgaccgtccaagtggtttgggcaccattcctctcccccgtcccatcccaaatccttatcctgaccccttccaaatgatacatagtccaaatggcttggcgctctctcccAATAGTTCCCATCCCCATGTCCAGGAAAGCCATTGTGATGGCTTTCAGACGGTCCAAGTGATTTagggaggtagtgtgtgtgtactcacctaattgtactcacctaattgtgcttgcgggggttgagctctggctctttggtcccgcctctcaaccgtcaatcaactggtgtacagattcctgagcctattgggctctatcatatctacatttgaaactgtgaatggagtcagcctccaccacatcacttcctaatgcattccatttgctaactactctgacactgaaaaagttctttctaacgtctctgtggctcatttgggtactcagcttccacctgtgtccccttgttcgcgtcccaccagtgttgaaaagttcgtccttgtttacccggtcgattcccctgaggattttgtaggttgtgatcatgtccccccttactcttctgtcttccagtgtcgtgaggtgcatttcccgcagcctttcctcataactcatgcctcttagttctgggactagtctagtagcatacctttggactttttccagcttcgtcttgtgcttgacaaggtacgggctccatgctggggccgcatactccaggattggtcttacatatgtggtgtacaagattctgaatgattccttacacaggttcctgaacgccgttctgatgttagccagcctcgcatatgccgcagacgttattctctttgtgggcttcaggagacaggtttggtgtgatatcaactcctagatctttctctctgtctgtttcattaagtacttcatctcctattctgtatcctgtgcctggcctcctgtttccactgcctagtttcattactttgcatttactcgggttgaacttcaacagccatttgttggaccattcactcagtctatccaggtcatcttgtagcctcctactatcatcctctgtttcaatcctcctcataatttttgcatcgtcggcaaacattgagaggaacgaatctataccctctgggagatcatttacatataccagaaacagtataggtccaaggactgacccctgcgggactccacttgtgacgtctcgccaatctgagacctcacccctcacacagactcgttgtctcctgttgcttaggtattcctctatccaccggagtaccttccctctcactccagcctgcatctccaactttcgcactagcctcttgtgtggcactgtatcaaaggctttctgacaatccaaaaatatgcagtctgcccacccttctctttcttgccttatttttgttgcctggtcgtagaattcaagtaaccctgtgaggcaggacctgccatccctgaacccatgttgatgctgtgttacaaagttccttcgctccagatgctccactagtttttttcgcacaatcttctccatcagcttgcatggtatgcaggttagggacactggcctgtagttcagtgcctcctgtctatcccctttcttgtatatcgggactacgttagctgctttccaagtatctggcagttcccctgttgccagtgatttgttatacactatggagagtggtaggctcagttatcttgctccttcctttagaa
This genomic stretch from Procambarus clarkii isolate CNS0578487 chromosome 5, FALCON_Pclarkii_2.0, whole genome shotgun sequence harbors:
- the LOC138351595 gene encoding collagen alpha-1(XVII) chain-like encodes the protein MATAAEGAPAAAAAAETTGVVKEQTELHAAYITLSFGRGEAAILGYRDGPPPPRGPAGSYNHRRLEDQLGVTITAASRTSWELQSPPPRGPAGSYNHRRLEDQLGVTITAASRTSWELQSPPPRGPAGSYNHRRLEDQLGVTITAASRTSWELQSPPPRGPAGSYNHRRLEDQLGVTITAASRTSWELQSPSPRGPAGSYNHRRRLEDQLGVTITVASRTSWELQSPSPRGPAGSYNHRRLEDQLGVTITVASRTSWEVTITAASRTSWELQSPSPRGPAGKLQSPPPRGPAGKLQSPPSPRGPAGSYNHRRRLEDQLGVTITVASRTSWELQSPSPRGPAGSYNHRRLEDQLGVTITVASRTSWELQSPSPRGPAGSYNHRRLEDQLGVTITAASRTSWELQSPPPRGPAGSYNHRRLEDQLGVTITVASRTSWEVTITAASRTSWELQSPPPRGPAGSYNHRRLEDQLGSYNQLFR